The sequence ACTAAGACTATTAGGCTATGACACTACATATTTTCCAGATATTGATGATACAAAATTAATTGATACAGCAATTAAAGAAAAAAGAATAATCATTTCAAAAGATAATGAACTAATTTTACAAGCACAAAAATATAATCTACAAATAATTCATATCACTAAACAAAAGCAGATTGAGCAATTTTTTGAAATAACTAATAAAGTACACTTGAAAAATTTTAAAATAAATGGAAATGTAGCACGATGTACAAAATGTAATTCACTAACAGAACCAATTGATAAAAATAATTACAAAGAAAAGATACCGCTAGGAGTTTTTAATTTAAATGAAAACTATTGGAGATGTAAAAGTTGTGAGAAGATCTATTGGGAAGGTACACATATTAAAAATTTGTAAGTATTTGTAGGTAAGATCAATGAAA comes from Nitrosarchaeum sp. and encodes:
- a CDS encoding Mut7-C RNAse domain-containing protein, producing the protein MLLNTENTPLFFVDAMLGNIARKLRLLGYDTTYFPDIDDTKLIDTAIKEKRIIISKDNELILQAQKYNLQIIHITKQKQIEQFFEITNKVHLKNFKINGNVARCTKCNSLTEPIDKNNYKEKIPLGVFNLNENYWRCKSCEKIYWEGTHIKNL